The DNA sequence GCCGTGGCCGTGCGGCTGACCGGCCGCGGCCGGGGGCCGGCGTTCCTCGACCAGATCACGAGCAACGGGCTGTTCGTCGCGTTCACCGCCCTCGTGGTGTGCGTCCCGCTGTTCCTGCCGCTGACCATCGGGGTCGTCGCCGGCGACACCATCGCGGGCGAGGCCAGCCACGGGACCCTGCGCTACCTCGTGATCGCTCCCGCCGGCCGGCTGCGGCTGCTCGCGGTGAAGTTCGCGGGCTGCGCGGTGTTCTGCGTGGCCGCGGCGCTGGTGGTCGCGCTCGCTGGCGCGCTGATCGGCGCGCTGCTGTTCCCGATCGGGCCGGTGACGCTGCTCTCGGGAGCCGTGGTCCCGCTCGGCGACGCCGCGGTCCGGCTGCTGCTGATCGGGCTGTACATCGTGGTGTCGCTGCTCGGGATGTGCGCGATCGGGCTGTTCCTGTCGACGCTGACCGACGTCCCGGTCGGGGCGATGGCGGCGACCGCCGTGCTGGCTGTGGTGTCGCAGGTGCTCGACCAGCTCCCGCAGCTCGACGCGCTGCACCCGTGGCTGTTCAGCCACTACTGGCTCGGCTTCGCCGACTTCCTGCGCGCGCCGCTGGTGTGGGACTCGTTCCTGTCCAACCTGTGGCTGCAGGCCGGGTACGTCGCCGTCTTCGGGGCGCTCGCGATCGGCCGGTTCCTGACCAAGGACGTGCTGTCCTGATTTCGGCCGGCTAGGGGATGGTCTCGGCCGTGGACTCCAGGTCGGAGCGCGGATGGTCGCGTTGCGTCGCGATCGTGACCCCGGCCGCCAGGCACACGATCACGATGCCGACGAGCTGCACGAACGCGAAGCGTTCACCGAGCACGATGACCCCGAAGATCGTGGCGATGACCGGCCCGAACGCGGTGATGACGGCGTAGAGCCGCGGGGTGATCCGGCGCAGGATGAAGGTGTCCAGGCTGTACGGCACGGCCGAGGACAGGATCCCGGCGGTCAGCAGCAGCCCGGCGACGCGCCAGTCGATCCGGCTGTAGTCGACCACGACGAGCGCGAGCGGCACGGTGAGCACGGTCGCCACAACGCTCGCCACGCTGAGCCCTTCCAGCCCGGGCAGCCGGGTCGCCACCCGCCGGGTCAGCAGGATGTAGGCCGCCCAGGAGGCGGCGGCGGTCAGCGCGAGCACGACGCCGATAGGGTCGACGGCGCCCTCCGTCGCGGTCAGCAGCACCACGCCGCCCGCCGCCGCGACCGCGCAGCCGGCGTCGAGCAGCCGGCGGGAGCCGGCCAGCGCGAGCGCGAACGGGCCGAGGAACTCGATGGTCGCGGCGATCCCGAGCCCGAGCCGGCCGACGGCCTCGTAGAAGCTGAGGTTCATCGCGGCCAGCACGACGCCGAGGGCGAGGGCCGGCCAGAGCCGCGT is a window from the Leifsonia shinshuensis genome containing:
- a CDS encoding ABC transporter permease codes for the protein MSSSEAVPVGEVAATTADRPVASVGARRARPAAGWALLGSELSVMFRRWRTWAMLGALAAVPILIAVAVRLTGRGRGPAFLDQITSNGLFVAFTALVVCVPLFLPLTIGVVAGDTIAGEASHGTLRYLVIAPAGRLRLLAVKFAGCAVFCVAAALVVALAGALIGALLFPIGPVTLLSGAVVPLGDAAVRLLLIGLYIVVSLLGMCAIGLFLSTLTDVPVGAMAATAVLAVVSQVLDQLPQLDALHPWLFSHYWLGFADFLRAPLVWDSFLSNLWLQAGYVAVFGALAIGRFLTKDVLS
- a CDS encoding EamA family transporter, with protein sequence MSSQRNRVVVGAGTQVATEVSINFGSSVAGLLIPIVGSLVVVAVRQVVTAVCILPFYRPKRAELTWTRLWPALALGVVLAAMNLSFYEAVGRLGLGIAATIEFLGPFALALAGSRRLLDAGCAVAAAGGVVLLTATEGAVDPIGVVLALTAAASWAAYILLTRRVATRLPGLEGLSVASVVATVLTVPLALVVVDYSRIDWRVAGLLLTAGILSSAVPYSLDTFILRRITPRLYAVITAFGPVIATIFGVIVLGERFAFVQLVGIVIVCLAAGVTIATQRDHPRSDLESTAETIP